From Staphylococcus delphini, one genomic window encodes:
- a CDS encoding rhamnulokinase: MSETKHIAIDFGASSGRVILGTFDGHKVELEEVYRFANTPVEMNGVLYWDFPKLFQEIKNGLKAVSRITTEVESLAIDTWGVDFGYIDQNGHLLLLPKNYRNETKLKYQEAIYNRLSELEFYEETGVLPSSINSYVQLYADLQEHPWLKETVAHVLFMPDLFNYFLTQQTNVNYAIASTSGLLSTEQKWSTKVLETLGIPQHWFQQTDMTLHTILGPLTPSLVKETGLKDLQVIASAGHDTAASILTVASDAIFISCGTWSVIGIQLESPIISEAAYEHRITNEGTSEGYIKCLKNLNALWVLQELQRYWSEQGHLYSYNELVKCAVTCKIDSYIDVEDPIFLKHENMHELIRQHLIATGQRIPDGVGEWTRVVIQSIALNYQRTISAIEQLSGQQYDKVHMVGGGIKNRLLCQLTADFTNKEVITGPIEASAMGNILGQLLTLKRIDKSAVQQVIDTSVELTSYQPNE, encoded by the coding sequence ATGAGCGAAACAAAGCATATCGCGATTGATTTTGGCGCAAGCTCAGGCAGAGTGATTTTAGGGACGTTTGACGGTCACAAAGTGGAATTGGAAGAAGTGTACCGTTTTGCAAATACACCTGTTGAGATGAACGGCGTCTTGTATTGGGACTTTCCAAAGTTATTTCAAGAAATAAAAAACGGATTGAAAGCGGTCAGTCGTATCACTACAGAAGTGGAAAGTTTAGCGATTGATACGTGGGGCGTCGACTTTGGTTACATTGATCAAAATGGCCATCTATTGTTGTTGCCTAAAAACTACCGGAACGAAACGAAATTAAAGTACCAAGAAGCCATCTACAACCGATTATCAGAACTTGAATTTTATGAAGAAACTGGCGTATTACCGAGTTCGATTAATTCTTACGTGCAACTTTATGCAGACTTGCAAGAGCATCCTTGGTTGAAAGAGACAGTCGCACATGTCCTCTTTATGCCGGACTTGTTCAACTATTTCTTAACACAACAAACGAATGTGAACTATGCGATTGCGAGTACAAGTGGTTTGTTATCTACAGAACAAAAGTGGTCAACGAAAGTATTGGAGACACTCGGCATTCCGCAACATTGGTTCCAACAAACTGACATGACATTGCACACGATACTCGGCCCACTCACACCATCACTCGTGAAAGAAACAGGACTCAAAGATTTACAAGTCATTGCTTCAGCAGGGCATGATACGGCGGCGAGTATTTTAACAGTCGCATCAGATGCCATATTTATTTCATGTGGCACTTGGTCAGTCATCGGAATTCAACTCGAAAGCCCGATTATTTCTGAAGCCGCGTACGAGCATCGGATAACGAATGAAGGAACGAGTGAAGGCTACATTAAATGTCTAAAAAATTTAAATGCACTTTGGGTATTACAAGAGCTACAACGCTATTGGTCAGAACAAGGCCATCTATATAGCTACAATGAACTCGTTAAATGTGCGGTCACATGTAAAATTGACAGTTATATCGATGTAGAGGATCCCATTTTTCTGAAGCATGAAAATATGCATGAACTCATCCGACAGCACTTAATCGCGACAGGTCAACGTATCCCTGATGGTGTAGGAGAATGGACACGCGTCGTGATTCAAAGTATTGCATTAAATTATCAACGAACGATTTCAGCAATTGAGCAATTATCTGGTCAACAATACGACAAAGTACATATGGTCGGTGGTGGGATAAAAAACCGATTGTTGTGTCAATTAACGGCTGATTTTACGAATAAAGAAGTGATAACAGGTCCTATAGAAGCAAGTGCCATGGGGAATATTTTAGGTCAATTGCTCACATTAAAACGTATTGACAAATCAGCGGTGCAACAAGTGATTGATACATCAGTTGAGCTAACCAGCTATC